One Syntrophales bacterium DNA segment encodes these proteins:
- a CDS encoding DnaJ C-terminal domain-containing protein encodes MAEDYYKTLGVEKSASSEEIKKAYRKLALKYHPDRNPDNKAAEEKFKKISEAYAVLSDPEKKQQYDQFGSDQFRQRYSQEDIFRGVDLDEILRGFGFGGFSRGGARTYRTTTRRAGGYGGAEADPFSDLFGGGQAYTNIPQHGQDLEYNLAITLEESVFGAEKKIAVPQEGKVEEINIRIPAGIAAGKKLRLGGKGYPGAFGGPPGDLYLHISLLPHPIFARDGNDIYFEKSVTFSQAALGSTVEVPTLDGTTKRIKIPPGTQNNTKIRMKGYGAPNMKGSGKGDQFVKISVQVPKNLTDRQTQLLKKLAEEGI; translated from the coding sequence ATGGCGGAAGATTATTACAAGACCCTCGGAGTCGAAAAATCGGCCTCGTCGGAAGAAATCAAGAAGGCTTACCGGAAGCTGGCGCTGAAGTACCACCCGGACCGAAACCCTGACAACAAGGCCGCGGAAGAAAAGTTCAAGAAGATCAGCGAGGCGTATGCGGTCCTGAGCGACCCGGAAAAGAAGCAGCAGTACGACCAGTTCGGATCCGATCAGTTCCGGCAGCGCTATTCCCAGGAAGATATTTTCCGGGGAGTCGATCTGGACGAAATCCTCCGCGGTTTCGGATTTGGCGGATTCTCCCGGGGTGGGGCGAGAACCTACCGGACCACCACAAGAAGGGCAGGGGGGTATGGCGGCGCGGAAGCGGATCCGTTTTCGGATCTCTTCGGCGGAGGGCAGGCGTACACAAACATCCCCCAGCATGGCCAGGATCTGGAATACAACCTGGCTATCACCCTGGAAGAATCGGTTTTCGGCGCGGAGAAGAAAATCGCCGTTCCCCAGGAAGGGAAGGTTGAGGAGATCAACATCCGCATCCCTGCAGGCATCGCCGCCGGCAAGAAGCTGCGCCTGGGCGGGAAGGGCTATCCCGGCGCCTTCGGAGGTCCCCCGGGCGACCTCTATCTCCACATATCCCTTTTGCCCCACCCGATCTTTGCCCGGGACGGGAACGACATCTACTTCGAAAAATCCGTGACGTTCAGCCAGGCCGCCCTCGGGTCCACCGTCGAAGTGCCCACCCTGGACGGTACAACCAAACGGATCAAAATCCCCCCGGGAACGCAAAACAACACGAAGATCCGCATGAAAGGCTACGGCGCACCCAATATGAAGGGCTCCGGGAAGGGTGACCAGTTTGTCAAGATCAGCGTCCAGGTACCCAAAAACCTGACAGATCGGCAGACCCAGCTTTTGAAAAAGCTGGCCGAGGAAGGGATATAG
- a CDS encoding cupin domain-containing protein yields the protein MTSIFPEPIVNLDEADIPMNGVSAYLSQAETHQIIFMHFSEDIDLPEHSHESQWGIVLEGSIDLSIAGIRKTYMKGDRYFIPKGVLHSGKIYAGYADVTFFNEPRRYLTKNVTGNGVMS from the coding sequence ATGACTTCAATTTTTCCCGAACCTATAGTAAATCTTGACGAGGCGGATATTCCAATGAACGGGGTATCAGCTTATCTCTCACAGGCGGAAACTCATCAGATCATCTTCATGCATTTTTCAGAAGATATTGATTTACCCGAGCACTCACATGAATCGCAATGGGGAATTGTTTTGGAAGGATCAATTGATCTTTCAATAGCTGGGATAAGGAAAACATACATGAAGGGTGATCGATATTTTATTCCGAAAGGGGTATTACACTCTGGCAAAATATATGCTGGATATGCTGATGTAACATTCTTTAATGAGCCTCGAAGATATCTGACTAAAAATGTGACCGGGAACGGGGTCATGTCCTGA
- a CDS encoding AzlC family ABC transporter permease: MSAVTIIKEGEFSASSYRILYVRKLLIIMINNHFIEGLKRTFPLFIGVIPFGLAYGISAKTAGLNLFQTVLMSLIVFAGAAQFIAIEMMKLKSWIIAILITTLVINLRHILMSLSLKPFLSKYPKMLTLAIAFGIIDETFAVSSLYFTEKKEGYISFLFSSAVLMYFGWVGSSFLGYVLGEQIQDPLKWGLDFAMPATFIGILIPQVRSRNIMNTVVSSAITATILKLILNNPIFILFGAIIGAFVGYKSERSGL; this comes from the coding sequence ATGAGTGCAGTTACAATCATAAAAGAAGGAGAATTTAGCGCCTCTTCTTACCGAATATTATACGTAAGAAAGCTTCTGATTATAATGATAAATAATCATTTTATAGAAGGTCTTAAAAGAACATTTCCGCTTTTCATAGGAGTCATACCTTTTGGACTTGCATATGGAATTTCAGCTAAAACAGCTGGTTTGAATCTTTTCCAGACAGTGTTGATGTCATTAATCGTTTTTGCTGGTGCAGCGCAATTTATTGCGATCGAAATGATGAAACTAAAATCATGGATTATCGCTATTCTAATAACTACTCTTGTAATTAATTTGCGTCACATCCTAATGTCCTTATCTCTGAAGCCTTTTTTGAGCAAATATCCCAAAATGTTAACTCTCGCTATTGCATTCGGGATTATTGATGAAACATTTGCTGTAAGTAGTTTATATTTTACGGAAAAAAAAGAGGGATACATTTCATTTCTGTTTTCATCTGCTGTTTTGATGTACTTTGGTTGGGTGGGAAGTTCTTTTTTGGGTTACGTTTTAGGCGAACAAATACAAGATCCTTTAAAATGGGGATTAGATTTTGCCATGCCTGCTACCTTTATAGGTATTCTAATTCCTCAGGTGAGATCCAGAAATATTATGAATACAGTTGTTAGTTCAGCGATAACTGCAACCATTCTTAAACTTATATTAAACAATCCTATTTTCATCTTATTCGGAGCAATAATAGGAGCATTTGTAGGATATAAATCAGAAAGGAGTGGATTGTGA
- a CDS encoding radical SAM protein — MSDVVLINPNINIVDKEKDHYSVLDHLGLGLVAASLERSGISVEIIDGYALNLSKEVLIEKALRAKPSFVGITCNFIGFEDAIDIARNIASVDNNPFIFMGGEHCTYSADEILANYHFVDAIVRGEGEITSVELINNFNILSNVAGIYYRDQKSGKVFKNPDRKAIDNLDDIPFARRDTLDYCKTHKETSIIGMLTQRGCNLDCHFCNAHTFFRLGGGKFIRRRSPQNIADEIEILHEKYYRFNMIEKMYFYDANFIDGSRQSKQWAQELAHEIIKRNIIIPFEVYMRGDSVSPEHDQELIDILKKAGLSSVFIGIESFDQNDLNVFGKKIETDNMERTINFLIENDIFGLTQGLIMFNPYSTFQGLRRTADFLLKYNLASFWNMSQKLQLFPGVKLISKLSSEGLLDNKINSNEVYSYKFQSQSIEKMSNYLIAMNDNPIVINDNAIMRYVRGAVPELYKSVSDFPDIIKLLHPINLLINKKIKEINELNHSYFVNIISSYESGVPQDKIDKYKSEYLSSSDKSVRDLDNLYNDMLRTVDKSLSEKIINNKVAETI; from the coding sequence ATGTCTGATGTTGTGTTGATAAACCCCAATATTAATATAGTTGATAAGGAAAAGGATCATTACTCTGTACTGGATCACCTTGGGTTGGGTTTGGTTGCGGCCAGTTTAGAAAGAAGCGGTATCAGCGTTGAAATAATCGATGGATATGCCCTGAATTTGTCCAAAGAAGTATTAATTGAGAAAGCACTTCGTGCTAAGCCTTCCTTTGTTGGAATAACATGTAATTTCATAGGATTTGAAGATGCTATTGATATAGCAAGGAATATTGCTTCAGTCGACAATAATCCATTTATCTTCATGGGTGGCGAGCATTGTACATATTCAGCAGATGAAATTTTAGCAAATTATCATTTTGTCGATGCAATTGTTCGCGGAGAGGGAGAAATTACCTCTGTCGAACTTATAAATAATTTCAATATATTAAGTAATGTGGCTGGAATATATTATAGAGATCAAAAAAGCGGTAAGGTGTTCAAAAATCCGGATAGGAAAGCGATTGACAATTTAGATGATATCCCCTTTGCACGTAGAGATACTCTTGATTACTGTAAAACACATAAGGAAACCTCCATAATAGGCATGCTTACTCAACGTGGTTGCAATTTAGATTGTCATTTTTGTAATGCACATACTTTTTTTCGATTAGGTGGCGGTAAATTTATTAGAAGGCGATCACCTCAAAACATAGCTGATGAAATAGAAATATTGCATGAAAAGTACTATCGTTTTAATATGATAGAAAAGATGTATTTTTATGATGCAAATTTTATTGACGGTAGTAGACAATCAAAACAGTGGGCTCAAGAGCTTGCTCATGAAATTATCAAGCGAAATATAATTATTCCTTTTGAAGTGTATATGCGAGGTGATTCTGTTTCTCCTGAGCATGATCAAGAGCTTATAGATATTCTAAAAAAAGCCGGACTCAGCTCCGTATTTATTGGTATCGAATCTTTTGATCAGAATGATTTGAATGTGTTTGGGAAAAAAATAGAAACAGATAACATGGAGAGAACTATTAATTTTTTAATTGAGAATGATATTTTCGGTCTTACTCAAGGGCTTATAATGTTCAATCCGTATAGCACTTTTCAAGGATTAAGAAGAACAGCAGATTTCTTACTGAAATATAATTTGGCTTCATTTTGGAATATGTCACAAAAATTACAACTATTTCCAGGGGTTAAGCTTATATCAAAATTATCAAGTGAAGGTTTACTCGATAACAAAATAAATTCTAATGAAGTGTATTCATATAAGTTTCAATCGCAAAGCATTGAAAAAATGTCTAATTACCTTATCGCAATGAATGACAACCCCATTGTAATAAATGATAATGCCATCATGAGGTATGTACGTGGGGCCGTTCCTGAATTGTACAAATCTGTTTCTGATTTTCCTGATATTATCAAACTCCTTCATCCTATTAATTTATTGATCAATAAAAAAATAAAAGAAATCAATGAATTGAATCATAGCTATTTTGTGAATATAATTAGTTCTTACGAGAGCGGTGTTCCTCAGGACAAAATAGATAAATACAAATCAGAATACTTGTCTTCATCTGATAAGAGTGTTCGAGATCTCGATAATTTATATAATGATATGCTGCGAACAGTAGACAAATCCTTAAGTGAGAAAATTATAAATAATAAAGTTGCTGAGACAATTTAA
- the guaB gene encoding IMP dehydrogenase, which produces MLGDQVREALTFDDLLLVPAESAVMPKDVDTTTLLTREIKLNIPIVSAAMDTVTESATAICMAQEGGIGIIHRNMSIQRQALEVDKVKKSESGMIVDPITIEPERKVSDALELMHRYKISGVPVTKNKKLVGILTNRDLRFETRLDQPVANVMTRENLVTVSSTIGLEESKELLHKHRIEKLLVVDDHYNLKGLITIKDIEKIRKYPNASKDSLGRLRVGAAVGTLDREARVEALLAAGADVIVIDTSHGHSLGVIDAVRDTRRNFPDCSLIAGNIATGEGAEALIEAGVDAVKVGVGPGSICTTRIVAGVGVPQMSAIRDTYKVASKHGIPVIADGGIKFSGDIVKALAAGAHSVMVGGLFAGTAESPGETVLFQGRSYKVYRGMGSLEAMKEGSRDRYFQDEMESPLKLVPEGIEGRVPFRGFLSDSIYQMVGGIRSGMGYVGCCTVCEMHEKAKFVRITSAGLRESHVHDVIITKEAPNYWLD; this is translated from the coding sequence ATGTTGGGTGACCAGGTAAGAGAGGCCCTGACGTTCGATGACCTGCTTCTGGTGCCGGCGGAATCGGCAGTCATGCCGAAAGACGTCGATACCACGACGCTTTTGACCCGCGAGATCAAGCTCAACATCCCCATCGTCAGTGCGGCGATGGACACGGTGACAGAATCCGCCACGGCCATCTGCATGGCTCAGGAAGGAGGGATCGGGATCATCCACCGGAACATGTCCATCCAGAGGCAGGCCCTGGAAGTGGACAAGGTGAAGAAGTCCGAAAGCGGGATGATCGTGGATCCCATCACCATCGAGCCGGAGCGGAAGGTTTCCGATGCGCTCGAACTGATGCACCGCTATAAAATCTCCGGAGTTCCGGTGACCAAAAACAAGAAACTGGTGGGAATCCTGACGAACCGCGACCTGCGGTTTGAAACGAGACTGGATCAGCCCGTTGCAAATGTGATGACCAGGGAGAACCTCGTTACGGTTTCTTCCACCATTGGACTGGAGGAATCGAAGGAGCTGCTGCACAAGCACCGGATCGAAAAGCTGTTGGTCGTGGACGACCATTACAACCTGAAAGGGTTGATAACCATCAAAGACATTGAAAAGATAAGAAAATATCCAAACGCGTCGAAGGATTCCCTGGGAAGGCTCCGCGTGGGAGCCGCCGTGGGAACGCTCGACCGGGAGGCAAGGGTGGAGGCCCTCCTGGCAGCGGGAGCGGATGTGATCGTCATCGACACATCCCACGGGCATTCCCTGGGGGTCATCGATGCGGTGCGCGATACGAGGCGAAATTTCCCGGATTGCAGCCTGATCGCGGGCAACATCGCCACGGGAGAGGGCGCCGAGGCGCTCATCGAGGCGGGAGTGGACGCGGTGAAGGTCGGGGTGGGACCGGGATCGATCTGTACGACCCGCATCGTTGCCGGTGTCGGGGTTCCCCAGATGAGCGCCATCCGCGATACATACAAGGTAGCGTCGAAACATGGCATTCCGGTCATCGCCGACGGGGGCATCAAGTTTTCGGGTGACATCGTCAAGGCCCTGGCGGCGGGAGCACACTCCGTCATGGTCGGGGGGCTCTTTGCAGGGACGGCCGAAAGCCCCGGGGAAACGGTTCTTTTCCAGGGGCGAAGCTACAAGGTCTATCGCGGGATGGGATCCCTGGAGGCCATGAAGGAAGGCAGCCGTGACCGTTACTTCCAGGACGAGATGGAGAGTCCGCTCAAGCTCGTTCCCGAGGGGATCGAGGGACGGGTTCCCTTCCGGGGGTTCCTGTCCGACAGCATCTACCAGATGGTCGGCGGGATACGATCGGGGATGGGCTATGTGGGCTGCTGCACGGTTTGTGAAATGCACGAAAAAGCGAAGTTTGTCCGCATCACATCTGCGGGGCTCCGGGAGAGTCACGTCCACGATGTGATCATCACGAAGGAAGCTCCCAACTACTGGCTGGACTAA
- a CDS encoding pitrilysin family protein has protein sequence MKGTAKKFKLSNGLTLLLESTSYNSVMLGISIRIGSKNDPDSLHGMAHLCEHIIIRSCDKKISSTDRDNLKIHAFTEREETFIFIRSLKDKFSSAIRWFEYFCSQHNITNEDLFIEKNIVSEEIHAYDNSEISKIESAFFRKAFVGKKMSHSISGNISGIKQIQLADVNNHLSLYSIPTNLVIAVSGDLDNDRILNTIESITKHLKGSAITNRIHSGHPKPFRVQVKSNLELTYFIYGFEVPERSSEERLLIYALSNYLGEEDYSKLYQVIRKEKGLAYTIASEYQLFSDIGFLLIKGLTSQNNFSEVMLNINNILEDCKNMNFDSVLLHNIAKHMKKNLLMNLDDINIRIIRLLKHELWFSEFYNIDDDLLFIDNLLSSNINIMAKRVFSGEGFLCHSI, from the coding sequence ATGAAGGGCACTGCAAAAAAGTTTAAATTATCAAATGGGTTGACTTTGCTTTTGGAATCGACCAGTTACAATTCCGTTATGTTAGGAATTTCGATCAGAATAGGATCAAAAAATGACCCTGATTCACTACATGGAATGGCACATCTATGTGAGCATATAATCATCAGATCATGCGATAAGAAAATAAGTTCGACAGATAGAGATAATTTAAAAATACATGCTTTCACTGAAAGAGAAGAGACGTTCATTTTCATCAGATCTTTAAAAGATAAATTTTCATCCGCAATAAGATGGTTTGAGTATTTTTGTTCCCAGCATAACATAACCAATGAGGATTTATTTATTGAGAAGAATATTGTTTCTGAAGAAATTCATGCATATGATAATAGCGAGATTAGTAAAATTGAATCTGCTTTTTTTAGAAAAGCATTCGTAGGAAAAAAAATGTCACACTCTATTTCGGGCAATATATCTGGTATTAAACAGATTCAATTAGCTGATGTGAATAATCACCTTTCTTTATATTCAATACCAACCAATTTAGTCATAGCAGTGAGTGGTGATCTTGACAATGATAGAATATTAAATACGATAGAGAGCATAACCAAACACTTGAAGGGTTCAGCGATTACTAATAGAATTCACTCAGGCCATCCTAAACCGTTCAGAGTACAAGTAAAATCAAATTTGGAGTTGACATACTTCATTTATGGATTTGAAGTGCCCGAAAGAAGTTCTGAAGAGCGACTTCTAATATACGCACTTAGCAATTATTTAGGTGAAGAAGATTATTCAAAGTTATATCAAGTTATTCGCAAAGAAAAAGGATTAGCTTACACGATAGCTTCTGAATATCAGCTTTTCTCCGATATTGGTTTCCTACTAATAAAAGGCTTGACGTCTCAAAACAACTTTTCAGAGGTTATGCTTAATATTAATAACATTTTAGAAGATTGCAAAAATATGAATTTTGATTCCGTACTTCTTCACAATATCGCAAAACATATGAAAAAAAACCTGCTAATGAATTTGGATGATATAAATATACGAATCATCAGATTACTTAAGCATGAATTATGGTTTTCGGAATTTTATAATATTGATGATGATTTACTATTTATTGATAATCTTTTATCATCAAATATTAATATTATGGCAAAACGTGTATTTAGCGGCGAAGGCTTTTTATGTCATAGTATTTGA
- a CDS encoding UPF0280 family protein, protein MSFSIQVGQTDLMISASRDLTEPAFQAVHRYRRQIESYIESRPDFLKSLIPLSNDNLAPPIVRDMLDAADRAGVGPMAAVAGAMAERVGRDLLPLSCNIMVENGGDIFIGMDLEVRVGLFAGTSPLSDRIALRILPEQTPLGICTSSGTVGPSLSLGRADAVTVISKSAALADAAASSIGNLVQNPATIGNGIERAKEIDGVLGVVIIVGDRMGAWGEVELA, encoded by the coding sequence GTGTCCTTTTCGATTCAGGTCGGCCAGACGGACCTGATGATCAGCGCTTCCCGTGACCTGACTGAACCCGCATTCCAGGCTGTCCATCGGTATCGTCGCCAGATCGAGTCGTACATCGAGTCCCGCCCTGATTTTCTGAAGTCACTGATTCCACTGTCCAATGACAATCTGGCCCCACCGATTGTCCGCGATATGCTCGATGCCGCGGATCGGGCCGGCGTCGGTCCCATGGCGGCGGTTGCCGGCGCCATGGCGGAACGGGTGGGCCGCGACCTCCTGCCGTTATCATGCAACATCATGGTCGAAAACGGAGGAGACATTTTTATCGGGATGGATCTGGAAGTCCGGGTCGGCCTGTTTGCCGGGACATCGCCTCTAAGCGACCGGATTGCATTGCGAATCCTCCCGGAACAGACACCGTTGGGCATCTGCACATCCTCGGGCACCGTCGGACCGAGCCTGAGTCTCGGCCGGGCGGATGCCGTGACCGTGATTTCCAAATCGGCGGCCCTGGCCGATGCCGCAGCCAGTTCCATCGGAAACCTGGTTCAGAATCCCGCGACAATCGGAAATGGAATCGAAAGGGCGAAAGAAATAGACGGTGTTCTGGGAGTCGTCATCATCGTCGGCGACAGGATGGGTGCCTGGGGTGAAGTCGAGCTGGCGTGA
- the dnaE gene encoding DNA polymerase III subunit alpha produces MPSDFVHLHVHTQYSLLDGAIRLGDLFQKAKEYGMQALAITDHGNLFGAIDFYQRALKAGIKPIIGCELYVAPGSRFERQSQGIGETARHLVVLAENMTGYRNLMKLVTAGWTEGFYYRPRVDRDLLRAHHEGLIASSACLHGEVADRLLKEGRESAMRAADELRDIFGDGNFYLELMENGLEEQKEANTGLIEISRKRSIPLVATNDCHYLQRSDAEAHEVLLCIQTGKNMETTDRMRFETDQLYFRSPEEMIRLFANHPEAIENTLRIAERCHLSFTFGEFLLPQFQSDSGESLDELLVREAEKGLAEKMPALLRGRDPELRFVYLKRLREELEMIRNMGFSGYFLIVADFVRYAKKRKIPVGPGRGSAAGSLVAFAIDITSIDPIRYGLFFERFLNPNRKSMPDIDIDFCQEGRDEIIRYVTDKYGHDRVAQIITFGQMKAKAVIRDVGRALSIPYGEVDAIAKLVPSVLNITLDQAIHDEARLQEEAKKSEKIRKLLHLSRSLEGLNRHASTHAAGVVISDVPLVERVPLYRSPKGDDSVVTQYAMKDLQDIGLTKFDFLGLKTLTVINNCLQFIEEGRGVHLNIEDLPLDDPKTYELLGRGDTDGVFQLESSGMKDLLVNLRPDCIEDVIALIALYRPGPMSQIPDFIARKQGRTKITYEVQQLKDVLQETYGVIVYQEQVMQIAGSIGGYSMADADNLRRLMSKKKPEEMEKEKPKFLEGAKRNDIPQQKAQKIWDQMETFAEYGFNKSHSAAYAIITYQTAYLKAHYPAEFMAALLTSEKDNRDKIIRYIHGCRSLGIAVLPPDINSSLRDFSVSEDGNIRFGLAAVKNVGVGAVEAILDARREKGKFLSFKDYCRRADLRKINKRVVESLVKCGAFDSVYPNRRRLMESFEHDLELASRESQHRAAGQAGLFDTLDENDCDELNDNISNVDEKPGNQKEMLSYEKELIGFYITSHPLAFVEEKLKRVATADIEALRQMQDKETVSFGGIVSAIKELKTKRKDTMAYVTFEDLKGSVEVIVFGDTYRQCEALLKGADPLLVTGTLDADEENVRVKATEITNLADVAEHPFSSVHFTVDSSRFRPDDLAALKTLVLKYPGKYDGFLHIHVNGCETVIYLGQDARLHISDELKNEAEQFLGKGNTRFQ; encoded by the coding sequence ATGCCCTCCGATTTCGTCCATCTTCATGTTCATACTCAGTACAGCCTGCTGGACGGCGCCATCCGCCTGGGCGATCTCTTCCAGAAGGCGAAAGAGTACGGGATGCAGGCCCTGGCCATCACGGACCACGGCAACCTTTTCGGCGCCATCGATTTCTACCAGCGGGCCTTGAAAGCGGGCATCAAACCCATCATTGGCTGCGAACTCTACGTCGCCCCGGGAAGCCGCTTTGAAAGGCAGTCCCAGGGCATCGGGGAAACCGCCCGCCATCTTGTCGTCCTGGCCGAGAACATGACCGGGTACAGGAACCTGATGAAACTCGTCACGGCCGGATGGACGGAGGGTTTTTACTATCGTCCCCGCGTGGACAGGGACCTGCTCCGGGCACACCATGAAGGACTCATCGCCTCCAGCGCCTGCCTGCACGGGGAGGTTGCGGACCGCCTTCTGAAAGAGGGTCGGGAAAGCGCCATGCGGGCCGCCGACGAGCTGAGGGACATCTTCGGGGATGGGAATTTCTACCTCGAACTGATGGAGAACGGCCTGGAAGAGCAGAAGGAAGCCAACACCGGCCTGATCGAAATCAGCCGCAAACGATCCATCCCCCTGGTGGCGACGAACGACTGCCACTACCTGCAGCGCTCGGATGCCGAGGCCCATGAAGTCCTGCTGTGCATCCAGACCGGAAAAAACATGGAAACGACGGACCGGATGCGGTTCGAGACGGATCAGCTCTATTTCCGCTCGCCCGAGGAGATGATCCGGCTGTTCGCGAACCACCCGGAGGCAATCGAAAATACACTCCGGATCGCCGAACGCTGCCATCTTTCCTTCACCTTCGGCGAGTTCCTGCTCCCCCAGTTCCAGAGTGACTCGGGAGAATCCCTGGACGAACTCCTGGTCCGGGAGGCGGAAAAGGGGCTGGCGGAAAAAATGCCGGCCCTGCTCCGCGGCAGGGATCCGGAACTCCGGTTCGTATATCTGAAACGGCTCCGGGAAGAGCTGGAAATGATCCGCAATATGGGATTTTCCGGTTATTTTCTCATTGTGGCGGATTTCGTGCGGTACGCCAAAAAGAGGAAAATCCCCGTCGGACCCGGCCGGGGATCCGCCGCGGGAAGCCTGGTGGCCTTCGCCATCGACATTACTTCCATCGATCCGATCCGTTACGGCCTCTTCTTCGAGCGGTTTCTGAATCCGAACCGCAAGAGCATGCCCGATATCGACATCGATTTCTGCCAGGAGGGGCGGGACGAAATCATCCGGTACGTGACGGACAAATACGGCCATGACAGGGTGGCCCAGATCATCACCTTCGGGCAGATGAAGGCCAAGGCGGTCATCCGTGACGTCGGACGGGCTCTCAGCATTCCCTACGGGGAAGTGGATGCGATCGCGAAGCTGGTTCCCAGCGTTCTGAACATTACCCTCGATCAGGCCATTCATGATGAGGCCCGCCTTCAGGAGGAGGCCAAAAAAAGTGAAAAGATCCGGAAGCTCCTCCACCTCTCCCGGTCCCTGGAGGGCCTGAACCGCCACGCCTCCACCCATGCAGCCGGTGTGGTCATCTCCGACGTACCGCTGGTGGAACGGGTGCCCCTCTATCGGAGTCCCAAGGGCGACGATTCGGTGGTGACACAGTACGCCATGAAGGACCTCCAGGACATCGGTCTGACCAAGTTCGACTTCCTGGGGCTCAAGACACTGACGGTCATCAATAACTGTCTCCAGTTCATCGAAGAGGGAAGGGGCGTCCACCTGAACATCGAGGATCTGCCTCTCGACGATCCAAAGACCTATGAACTCCTGGGGCGGGGAGACACCGACGGCGTTTTCCAGCTGGAAAGCTCCGGCATGAAAGACCTCCTTGTCAACCTTCGTCCCGACTGCATCGAGGATGTCATCGCCTTGATCGCCCTGTATCGTCCCGGGCCGATGAGCCAGATCCCCGATTTCATCGCCCGCAAGCAGGGACGGACGAAAATCACCTACGAAGTTCAGCAGTTGAAGGATGTTCTTCAGGAAACATACGGCGTCATCGTCTATCAGGAGCAGGTCATGCAGATTGCCGGATCCATCGGCGGCTATTCCATGGCCGATGCGGACAACCTGCGCCGGTTGATGAGCAAAAAGAAGCCTGAGGAAATGGAGAAGGAGAAGCCCAAGTTCCTGGAAGGGGCGAAACGGAACGACATTCCCCAGCAGAAGGCACAGAAGATCTGGGATCAGATGGAGACCTTCGCCGAGTACGGCTTCAACAAATCCCACAGCGCCGCCTATGCGATCATCACCTACCAGACAGCGTACCTGAAAGCCCATTATCCGGCGGAATTCATGGCGGCCCTGCTCACATCGGAAAAAGACAACCGGGATAAGATCATTCGGTACATCCACGGTTGCCGGTCCCTGGGGATAGCCGTTCTGCCCCCGGACATCAACTCGTCGCTCCGTGACTTCAGTGTCTCCGAGGACGGAAACATCCGCTTCGGTCTGGCGGCGGTCAAAAACGTCGGGGTCGGTGCTGTGGAAGCCATACTCGATGCCCGACGTGAAAAGGGGAAATTCCTGTCTTTTAAGGATTATTGCCGTCGTGCCGATCTCCGGAAGATCAACAAGCGGGTCGTGGAAAGCCTGGTCAAGTGCGGCGCCTTCGACTCCGTTTATCCGAATCGCCGCCGGTTGATGGAGTCTTTTGAACACGACCTGGAACTGGCAAGCCGGGAATCCCAGCACAGGGCAGCCGGCCAGGCCGGTTTGTTCGACACGCTGGATGAGAACGACTGCGATGAATTAAACGATAACATTAGTAATGTAGATGAAAAGCCAGGTAATCAAAAGGAAATGCTTTCTTATGAAAAGGAGTTGATCGGTTTCTACATCACCAGCCATCCCCTGGCTTTTGTCGAAGAGAAGCTCAAACGGGTCGCCACGGCGGACATCGAGGCGCTCAGGCAGATGCAGGACAAGGAAACGGTTTCCTTTGGCGGGATCGTCAGCGCCATCAAGGAGCTCAAGACGAAACGCAAAGATACCATGGCATATGTAACCTTTGAAGATTTGAAGGGATCTGTCGAGGTTATCGTCTTTGGGGACACCTATCGCCAGTGCGAGGCATTGCTGAAAGGGGCGGATCCTCTCCTCGTGACGGGGACACTGGATGCCGACGAAGAAAACGTGCGTGTCAAGGCGACAGAGATCACCAACCTGGCGGATGTAGCGGAGCATCCTTTTTCGTCCGTCCATTTCACAGTCGATTCGTCCCGCTTCCGGCCGGATGATCTGGCAGCCCTGAAGACGCTGGTTCTGAAATATCCCGGTAAATACGACGGGTTCCTTCATATTCATGTGAATGGCTGCGAGACGGTGATCTATCTGGGACAAGACGCCCGCCTGCATATCTCGGATGAATTGAAAAACGAGGCGGAGCAATTCCTGGGGAAAGGGAACACCCGTTTTCAATAA